A stretch of DNA from Roseovarius sp. W115:
CGTCTTCATCGGGGCCGTGATCGGGCTCTGTGGCGACCCAGGCTTTGTGCGAAAGCCCTGAGCCACTGACCAGCAGATGCGCTGGGTCAGGATGGTCGATCGGTGTGAGCACCCGTCCCTCGTCCAGAGCAGCAACCAGATCAACCACCTCTTCTGTCGCGCAGGCAAGGGCCAGATCAGTCAGCTTGGTTTGTGTTTGCAACGCCTGCATCGCCAATTCGCGGATGCCCGCGACATCCGCCAGCTTACGGCTGGTGCCGGTGTCATCGGTGGCGCAGACGATCTTTTGACCCTGCGCGTTCAGAAGCTGTGAAAGTCTCATGGCTCTCTCCCTCTTTATTCTTTCACCAATATAGCCTCGACCTCGATGCGCTGGCCCGGATGGGTCAGACTGTCGAGAGGCAGGCCAACCGAGCCGGGGCCGGGTTTTTCGAACCAATCACTGCGCGTCTGGAGGTTGGAGTTGAACTCTTCCACCGTGCTCAGCACGTAGTACGAGTTGGTCTTGTGCACATCCTGCAACCGCCCGCCGAGGTCGCGCATGAGTGTGTCGATGCGGGCCATACTTTGCTCGGTCTGGGCGATGTGCTCGCCAGAGGCACCAACGGTGCCGTCGCTCTGGACGGTTGAGATCCCTCCAGCAAAGATCATGTCCTCGCAGGCAATCGCATGCCGCCACATGGCCGGGCCTGGTGCGGCGTCAAGCCCCGCGTGTTGTTTGGGCAGGGCATCACCATCCTCACCGCGCATGGCCCAGGCGCTGAGGGATATCTGCTTGCCCTCCGGATAAAGGCGCGGCAGTGGGATTGCCGTAAGAGCCGGTGCGGCCGCGCCAAAGCGGGATTTCAGAAGGGTCTGACAAGCAGCCCAATCGTCTTGGGACGCCCTCACGTCATAGAAGATATTGAGCCGCACTACATCCGCAAGCTCTGCATTCAGATCGGCGAGCACCGTCTCAAGCTGATCCAGAATGGCAGCACATTGGGCGCTCAGGTCGCCGGGGTGCAGCACCTCGCCGCCCGGCGCACGCGCCACCTGTTCACCAACATAGATCATGTGTTTGCACTTCACACCTTGCGCCAACGATCCGCCGGGGTGGTAAAACCCTTGCGGATCGGCGGAGGCGCGAGCAAACACCTCTCCGTTCTGGCCACGCATGGCATAGGTGCAGATCTCGACCAGCAATTCAGGCAGCACCAGC
This window harbors:
- a CDS encoding RidA family protein; this translates as MPRKNFNPKNFELDVDHPWTMAIHSNDMVVLNPQLDLDHPDDLAMQTTVSIGHIRKLLADIDCDEGDITNLRVSYVNKGDVDEDAYRQSILDQLPDLIGATLEMVPFDRLVLPELLVEICTYAMRGQNGEVFARASADPQGFYHPGGSLAQGVKCKHMIYVGEQVARAPGGEVLHPGDLSAQCAAILDQLETVLADLNAELADVVRLNIFYDVRASQDDWAACQTLLKSRFGAAAPALTAIPLPRLYPEGKQISLSAWAMRGEDGDALPKQHAGLDAAPGPAMWRHAIACEDMIFAGGISTVQSDGTVGASGEHIAQTEQSMARIDTLMRDLGGRLQDVHKTNSYYVLSTVEEFNSNLQTRSDWFEKPGPGSVGLPLDSLTHPGQRIEVEAILVKE